In the Topomyia yanbarensis strain Yona2022 chromosome 3, ASM3024719v1, whole genome shotgun sequence genome, one interval contains:
- the LOC131688122 gene encoding uncharacterized protein LOC131688122 — protein MPPTGSATSVKKAPSLRALHTKLKGLQTSLNNIVKFVQCCDENTTASQVSVRLERLDELWEKIGETIYEIESHDDFEAGEEAFSKERVKFEDRYYDVKSALMDKARELQDAPVLEQSVRQTDTNQHASMDHVRLPQIQLQTFDGNIDEWLSFRDLFTSLIHWKTELPEVEKFHYLKGCLEGEAKALIDPLKITKGNYQIAWDLLVKRYNNSKLLKKRQVQALFKLPVLAKESSTELHKLLEGFDRIIQTLDQVVQPVDYKDLLLVDVLSSRLDPYTRRGWEEFSSDKDQDTLRDLTEFLQRRIRILESLPAKPSEGRSDSVMAQRKKPFAVRTSHSASQSSAGKCIACSDSHWLHVCPSFQRMSVASKESFLRSHSLCRNCFRKGHQAKDCSSRFSCRRCKGRHHTMVCFKPDGENGNKASSVEGKSSTSTQDGKVANVVATDVVTSNMAHQRASKVLLTTAVVLVEDDDGKRHPARALLDSGSECNFVSERLCKLMNISKDGVDISVVGIGQASTRVRHQIHITIRSRSSSFACSMTLLVLPRVTANLPTTTVSTRGWDIPEGIILADPAFHQTNSVDLIFGIQSFFGFFQTGKTIPLGDGLPLLTESVFGWVVSGEVSSPTQSSQISCNMVVSDNLEELMERFWSCEEVGDIRNYSPEEARCEEQFGRTVQRGLDGRYTVTLPKKGEVISKLGDSKDIALRRFQGLERRLGRDQDLRKQYQEFMAEYLELGHMRKVADDTCVKRYFLPHHPVVKEASTTTKVRVVFNASCKTSTGISVNDALLAGPVIQQDLRSIMLRCRTRQVMIIADVEKMFRQVKMDQNDTTFQSILWRFDMEAEVETYELTTVTYGTKPAPFLATRTLKQLALDEGSSFPLAAKAMEEDVYMDDVITGTDDVNAAIELRKQLDAIMASGGFRLRKWASNNQTVLDGIPQADLALPMMDGISWDQDQMVKTLGLTWLPKMDTLRFNFDIPALLPDQLLTKRKVLSIKASLFDPLGLIGATITSRSR, from the coding sequence ATGCCGCCAACGGGTTCAGCAACGTCGGTGAAAAAGGCTCCATCCCTGAGGGCGCTACATACGAAACTTAAGGGACTGCAAACATCGTTGAACAACATCGTCAAGTTCGTTCAATGCTGTGATGAAAATACGACTGCCAGCCAGGTATCAGTTCGTCTTGAACGGTTAGATGAACTATGGGAGAAAATCGGGGAAACCATATATGAAATCGAATCCCATGATGACTTCGAAGCAGGTGAAGAGGCTTTTTCCAAGGAACGCGTGAAATTCGAAGATCGCTACTACGATGTAAAATCTGCCCTGATGGATAAGGCAAGGGAGTTGCAAGATGCTCCCGTCTTGGAGCAGTCGGTTAGGCAAACCGACACGAATCAGCATGCATCCATGGATCACGTTCGGCTCCCGCAAATACAGCTGCAGACTTTTGATGGTAACATCGATGAATGGCTCAGCTTCCGGGATCTGTTCACATCATTGATTCACTGGAAGACTGAATTACCAGAGGTTGAGAAATTTCATTATCTCAAGGGGTGCCTCGAAGGAGAAGCTAAGGCGTTAATCGATCCCTTGAAGATAACAAAAGGCAATTACCAAATTGCCTGGGATTTGTTGGTCAAACGCTACAACAATAGCAAGCTTCTAAAAAAACGGCAGGTGCAAGCACTGTTTAAACTGCCTGTACTGGCTAAGGAATCGTCGACCGAGCTACACAAATTACTGGAAGGTTTCGACAGGATAATTCAAACGCTGGATCAGGTAGTGCAGCCAGTAGATTATAAGGACCTTCTGTTGGTTGATGTCCTCAGCTCTAGATTAGATCCATATACAAGACGAGGATGGGAGGAGTTTTCTTCTGACAAGGACCAAGACACGTTAAGGGATCTAACAGAATTTCTTCAGCGGAGAATTCGGATTTTAGAATCACTCCCGGCAAAGCCATCGGAAGGTCGATCAGACTCCGTAATGGCACAGAGGAAAAAACCTTTTGCGGTCCGCACCAGCCATAGTGCCTCACAATCATCAGCCGGGAAATGCATTGCTTGCTCGGATAGCCATTGGTTGCACGTATGTCCATCGTTCCAACGAATGTCAGTTGCTAGCAAGGAGTCCTTCCTACGCTCACACTCTCTTTGTCGGAATTGCTTCAGGAAGGGCCACCAGGCAAAGGATTGCTCTTCAAGGTTTTCTTGTAGAAGATGCAAAGGTCGACACCATACGATGGTTTGTTTTAAACCGGATGGCGAGAACGGTAACAAGGCTTCTTCGGTAGAAGGGAAATCCTCTACAAGTACACAAGATGGAAAGGTTGCAAATGTAGTTGCTACAGATGTAGTAACATCTAACATGGCACATCAACGTGCCTCTAAGGTTCTCCTCACAACAGCTGTAGTTCTCGTCGAAGATGATGATGGGAAACGTCACCCGGCACGTGCCCTACTGGATTCAGGATCAGAATGTAACTTTGTTTCTGAAAGGTTGTGCAAGCTCATGAATATCTCTAAGGATGGGGTTGATATTTCTGTGGTTGGAATCGGGCAGGCGTCTACGAGAGTACGACATCAGATCCATATCACAATACGATCGCGAAGCTCATCGTTCGCTTGTAGCATGACATTGCTGGTGTTACCGAGGGTTACGGCCAACCTACCAACTACAACGGTTTCAACAAGGGGATGGGATATCCCCGAAGGAATCATACTAGCAGATCCAGCATTTCATCAAACGAATAGTGTAGACCTCATATTTGGAATACAATCCTTCTTCGGCTTTTTCCAGACAGGCAAGACTATTCCGTTAGGTGATGGGTTACCTTTGCTTACCGAATCGGTTTTCGGTTGGGTTGTTTCCGGAGAAGTATCATCTCCGACTCAATCTTCGCAAATTTCTTGCAACATGGTGGTATCGGACAACTTGGAGGAGTTGATGGAGCGGTTTTGGTCCTGCGAGGAAGTGGGAGACATCCGTAATTACTCCCCGGAGGAAGCGCGCTGCGAGGAGCAGTTTGGGCGCACAGTTCAACGAGGTTTGGATGGCCGATACACAGTTACTCTTCCGAAAAAGGGTGAAGTCATATCGAAATTGGGGGATTCGAAGGATATCGCATTGCGACGTTTCCAGGGTTTGGAAAGAAGACTGGGCAGAGATCAAGATCTACGCAAGCAATATCAAGAATTCATGGCCGAGTATTTGGAATTAGGTCATATGCGGAAGGTGGCTGACGATACGTGCGTCAAACGATACTTTTTACCACATCATCCCGTTGTAAAGGAGGCCAGCACAACCACTAAGGTCAGAGTGGTGTTTAACGCTTCATGTAAAACATCTACAGGGATTTCCGTAAACGATGCTCTTTTGGCAGGGCCAGTTATTCAACAAGATCTTCGATCGATCATGTTGCGCTGCAGAACAAGACAAGTAATGATCATTGCGGATGTGGAGAAAATGTTCCGGCAGGTTAAAATGGACCAAAATGATACGACTTTTCAAAGTATACTATGGCGGTTTGATATGGAGGCAGAAGTAGAGACATATGAGCTAACCACCGTGACTTACGGTACGAAACCTGCGCCATTCCTTGCAACGAGGACCTTAAAACAGCTAGCTCTGGATGAAGGAAGCAGTTTTCCGCTTGCAGCAAAGGCGATGGAAGAAGATGTCTATATGGACGACGTGATTACTGGAACCGATGACGTCAATGCAGCCATAGAATTGAGGAAGCAATTGGATGCTATAATGGCCAGCGGCGGATTCAGATTGAGGAAATGGGCCTCAAATAATCAAACCGTACTGGACGGTATTCCTCAAGCTGACTTAGCACTCCCGATGATGGATGGTATTAGTTGGGATCAAGACCAAATGGTAAAGACTTTGGGTCTGACTTGGTTACCAAAAATGGATACGTTGAGATTCAACTTCGACATTCCGGCGCTACTCCCAGATCAATTGCTAACAAAACGAAAGGTTCTTTCAATTAAAGCATCGCTATTTGACCCGTTAGGACTTATCGGAGCGACCATCACGTCAAGATCCCGTTGA
- the LOC131688123 gene encoding uncharacterized protein LOC131688123 — MPPTGSATSVKKAPSLRALHTKLKGLQTSLNNIVKFVQCCDENTTASQVSVRLERLDELWEKIGETIYEIESHDDFEAGEEAFSKERVKFEDRYYDVKSALMDKARELQDAPVLEQSVRQTDTNQHASMDHVRLPQIQLQTFDGNIDEWLSFRDLFTSLIHWKTELPEVEKFHYLKGCLEGEAKALIDPLKITKGNYQIAWDLLVKRYNNSKLLKKRQVQALFKLPVLAKESSTELHKLLEGFDRIIQTLDQVVQPVDYKDLLLVDVLSSRLDPYTRRGWEEFSSDKDQDTLRDLTEFLQRRIRILESLPAKPSEGRSDSVMAQRKKPFAVRTSHSASQSSAGKCIACSDSHWLHVCPSFQRMSVASKESFLRSHSLCRNCFRKGHQAKDCSSRFSCRRCKGRHHTMVCFKPDGENGNKASSVEGKSSTSTQDGKVANVVATDVVTSNMAHQRASKVLLTTAVVLVEDDDGKRHPARALLDSGSECNFVSERLCKLMNISKDGVDISVVGIGQASTRVRHQIHITIRSRSSSFACSMTLLVLPRVTANLPTTTVSTRGWDIPEGIILADPAFHQTNSVDLIFGIQSFFGFFQTGKTIPLGDGLPLLTESVFGWVVSGEVSSPTQSSQISCNMVVSDNLEELMERFWSCEEVGDIRNYSPEEARCEEQFGRTVQRGLDGRYTVTLPKKGEVISKLGDSKDIALRRFQGLERRLGRDQDLRKQYQEFMAEYLELGHMRKVADDTCVKRYFLPHHPVVKEASTTTKVRVVFNASCKTSTGISVNDALLAGPVIQQDLRSIMLRCRTRQVMIIADVEKMFRQVKMDQNDTTFQSILWRFDMEAEVETYELTTVTYGTKPAPFLATRTLKQLALDEGSSFPLAAKAMEEDVYMDDVITGTDDVNAAIELRKQLDAIMASGGFRLRKWASNNQTVLDGIPQADLALPMMDGISWDQDQMVKTLGLTWLPKMDTLRFNFDIPALLPDQLLTKRKVLSIKASLFDPLGLIGATITIAKIFMQRLWSMRDAQGNALHWDSPIPETVGEEWRKFHQQLPSLNNLRIKRCVIAPRAVSTQIHCFCDASERAYGACVYLRTLTDNGEITVRLLTSKSKVAPLKTQSLPRLELCGALLAAQLWEWVSYSNGLTHEVHFWTDSTCVLQWIKAPSNTWTTFVANRVSKIQTLTENYIWRHVPGVSNPADLISRGVPPDQIHGSSMWWEGSSWLKESADQWPQSLDNVMDEVPERRRNAVACVSTEKSNFMNKYISKFSSYTNLLRTTAYWLRLIRILRKTEGEEARSFLTSTELREAEFVIVRQVQQDMFSEELKGLTSGKGVPCNSPLRWYKPIISENGVLRVGGRLGHSQQPNDVKHPMVLSARHTLTEMILRHYHQQLLHAGPQLLLSTIRLRFWPLGGRNLARKVVHQCHRCFRAKPTLLKQQMGELPAPSVTISRPFSRCGVDYFGPVYTRAGRRLSATKSYVAIFVCMCTKAVHMEHVTDLSKERFLQALRRFFARRGRSSDMYSDNGTNFVGAKNQLRELFTLLKDSGHQQAVTKECATNGIQWHFNPPAAPHFGGLWEAAVRSAKYHLLRVLGGNPVSAEDFITLLAQVEACLNSRPLTPMSNDPTDLEPLTPAHFLIGGSLQAIPEPDYGCVQLNRLTRWQLVQRQLQDFWRRWKMEYLSQLQSRTKNWGPSVKIDVDRLVVIVDANQPPMRWKLGRIDELHPGQDGVVRVVTVKTATGRLTRPVEKLCLLPRIEERMEDTPQAVITPE; from the coding sequence ATGCCGCCAACGGGTTCAGCAACGTCGGTGAAAAAGGCTCCATCCCTGAGGGCGCTACATACGAAACTTAAGGGACTGCAAACATCGTTGAACAACATCGTCAAGTTCGTTCAATGCTGTGATGAAAATACGACTGCCAGCCAGGTATCAGTTCGTCTTGAACGGTTAGATGAACTATGGGAGAAAATCGGGGAAACCATATATGAAATCGAATCCCATGATGACTTCGAAGCAGGTGAAGAGGCTTTTTCCAAGGAACGCGTGAAATTCGAAGATCGCTACTACGATGTAAAATCTGCCCTGATGGATAAGGCAAGGGAGTTGCAAGATGCTCCCGTCTTGGAGCAGTCGGTTAGGCAAACCGACACGAATCAGCATGCATCCATGGATCACGTTCGGCTCCCGCAAATACAGCTGCAGACTTTTGATGGTAACATCGATGAATGGCTCAGCTTCCGGGATCTGTTCACATCATTGATTCACTGGAAGACTGAATTACCAGAGGTTGAGAAATTTCATTATCTCAAGGGGTGCCTCGAAGGAGAAGCTAAGGCGTTAATCGATCCCTTGAAGATAACAAAAGGCAATTACCAAATTGCCTGGGATTTGTTGGTCAAACGCTACAACAATAGCAAGCTTCTAAAAAAACGGCAGGTGCAAGCACTGTTTAAACTGCCTGTACTGGCTAAGGAATCGTCGACCGAGCTACACAAATTACTGGAAGGTTTCGACAGGATAATTCAAACGCTGGATCAGGTAGTGCAGCCAGTAGATTATAAGGACCTTCTGTTGGTTGATGTCCTCAGCTCTAGATTAGATCCATATACAAGACGAGGATGGGAGGAGTTTTCTTCTGACAAGGACCAAGACACGTTAAGGGATCTAACAGAATTTCTTCAGCGGAGAATTCGGATTTTAGAATCACTCCCGGCAAAGCCATCGGAAGGTCGATCAGACTCCGTAATGGCACAGAGGAAAAAACCTTTTGCGGTCCGCACCAGCCATAGTGCCTCACAATCATCAGCCGGGAAATGCATTGCTTGCTCGGATAGCCATTGGTTGCACGTATGTCCATCGTTCCAACGAATGTCAGTTGCTAGCAAGGAGTCCTTCCTACGCTCACACTCTCTTTGTCGGAATTGCTTCAGGAAGGGCCACCAGGCAAAGGATTGCTCTTCAAGGTTTTCTTGTAGAAGATGCAAAGGTCGACACCATACGATGGTTTGTTTTAAACCGGATGGCGAGAACGGTAACAAGGCTTCTTCGGTAGAAGGGAAATCCTCTACAAGTACACAAGATGGAAAGGTTGCAAATGTAGTTGCTACAGATGTAGTAACATCTAACATGGCACATCAACGTGCCTCTAAGGTTCTCCTCACAACAGCTGTAGTTCTCGTCGAAGATGATGATGGGAAACGTCACCCGGCACGTGCCCTACTGGATTCAGGATCAGAATGTAACTTTGTTTCTGAAAGGTTGTGCAAGCTCATGAATATCTCTAAGGATGGGGTTGATATTTCTGTGGTTGGAATCGGGCAGGCGTCTACGAGAGTACGACATCAGATCCATATCACAATACGATCGCGAAGCTCATCGTTCGCTTGTAGCATGACATTGCTGGTGTTACCGAGGGTTACGGCCAACCTACCAACTACAACGGTTTCAACAAGGGGATGGGATATCCCCGAAGGAATCATACTAGCAGATCCAGCATTTCATCAAACGAATAGTGTAGACCTCATATTTGGAATACAATCCTTCTTCGGCTTTTTCCAGACAGGCAAGACTATTCCGTTAGGTGATGGGTTACCTTTGCTTACCGAATCGGTTTTCGGTTGGGTTGTTTCCGGAGAAGTATCATCTCCGACTCAATCTTCGCAAATTTCTTGCAACATGGTGGTATCGGACAACTTGGAGGAGTTGATGGAGCGGTTTTGGTCCTGCGAGGAAGTGGGAGACATCCGTAATTACTCCCCGGAGGAAGCGCGCTGCGAGGAGCAGTTTGGGCGCACAGTTCAACGAGGTTTGGATGGCCGATACACAGTTACTCTTCCGAAAAAGGGTGAAGTCATATCGAAATTGGGGGATTCGAAGGATATCGCATTGCGACGTTTCCAGGGTTTGGAAAGAAGACTGGGCAGAGATCAAGATCTACGCAAGCAATATCAAGAATTCATGGCCGAGTATTTGGAATTAGGTCATATGCGGAAGGTGGCTGACGATACGTGCGTCAAACGATACTTTTTACCACATCATCCCGTTGTAAAGGAGGCCAGCACAACCACTAAGGTCAGAGTGGTGTTTAACGCTTCATGTAAAACATCTACAGGGATTTCCGTAAACGATGCTCTTTTGGCAGGGCCAGTTATTCAACAAGATCTTCGATCGATCATGTTGCGCTGCAGAACAAGACAAGTAATGATCATTGCGGATGTGGAGAAAATGTTCCGGCAGGTTAAAATGGACCAAAATGATACGACTTTTCAAAGTATACTATGGCGGTTTGATATGGAGGCAGAAGTAGAGACATATGAGCTAACCACCGTGACTTACGGTACGAAACCTGCGCCATTCCTTGCAACGAGGACCTTAAAACAGCTAGCTCTGGATGAAGGAAGCAGTTTTCCGCTTGCAGCAAAGGCGATGGAAGAAGATGTCTATATGGACGACGTGATTACTGGAACCGATGACGTCAATGCAGCCATAGAATTGAGGAAGCAATTGGATGCTATAATGGCCAGCGGCGGATTCAGATTGAGGAAATGGGCCTCAAATAATCAAACCGTACTGGACGGTATTCCTCAAGCTGACTTAGCACTCCCGATGATGGATGGTATTAGTTGGGATCAAGACCAAATGGTAAAGACTTTGGGTCTGACTTGGTTACCAAAAATGGATACGTTGAGATTCAACTTCGACATTCCGGCGCTACTCCCAGATCAATTGCTAACAAAACGAAAGGTTCTTTCAATTAAAGCATCGCTATTTGACCCGTTAGGACTTATCGGAGCGACCATCACGATAGCGAAGATATTTATGCAGCGGCTATGGAGTATGCGAGACGCTCAGGGTAACGCACTGCATTGGGATTCCCCGATACCCGAAACGGTAGGTGAGGAATGGCGGAAATTTCATCAGCAGCTGCCGTCATTGAACAATCTGCGCATAAAACGATGTGTTATCGCACCAAGAGCTGTGTCGACTCAAATACATTGCTTCTGTGACGCATCGGAAAGAGCTTACGGGGCATGTGTGTACCTAAGAACCTTAACGGACAACGGAGAGATTACGGTTAGGCTTCTAACGTCCAAATCAAAGGTGGCACCTTTGAAGACACAGTCACTACCACGGTTGGAGCTTTGCGGTGCATTACTTGCAGCACAGCTTTGGGAATGGGTTTCGTACTCCAATGGGTTAACGCACGAGGTTCATTTTTGGACGGATTCAACATGTGTGCTACAATGGATCAAGGCTCCATCCAACACATGGACGACGTTTGTGGCGAACCGAGTCTCGAAAATTCAGACTCTGACAGAGAATTATATATGGCGTCACGTACCAGGGGTCAGCAACCCAGCGGACCTAATTTCGCGCGGAGTCCCGCCAGATCAAATTCATGGGAGCAGCATGTGGTGGGAAGGGTCAAGTTGGTTAAAGGAATCAGCAGATCAATGGCCCCAGTCACTGGACAATGTCATGGATGAAGTTCCAGAACGACGTCGAAATGCAGTTGCATGTGTGTCAACTGAAAAATCGAATTTCATGAACAAAtatatttctaaattttcatcTTATACAAATCTGCTCAGAACAACTGCTTATTGGCTGCGGTTGATTCGAATATTGCGAAAAACGGAAGGAGAGGAGGCACGGAGTTTCCTAACAAGCACAGAACTAAGGGAAGCAGAATTTGTTATTGTGAGACAGGTTCAACAAGATATGTTTTCGGAGGAGCTGAAAGGGCTAACCAGCGGTAAGGGTGTTCCTTGCAATTCGCCGTTAAGGTGGTACAAACCAattatttcggaaaatggtgtATTACGTGTAGGAGGAAGATTGGGTCATTCACAGCAACCGAACGATGTCAAGCACCCAATGGTTTTGTCGGCCAGACACACGCTGACGGAGATGATACTAAGGCATTATCACCAACAATTATTGCATGCCGGACCCCAGCTACTACTGAGCACGATCAGGTTACGTTTCTGGCCGCTGGGTGGCCGCAATTTAGCTAGGAAGGTTGTCCATCAGTGTCATCGTTGTTTCCGAGCCAAGCCCACATTATTGAAACAGCAAATGGGGGAACTTCCAGCTCCCAGTGTAACAATATCCAGACCGTTCTCCCGATGCGGAGTGGATTATTTTGGGCCAGTATACACTCGAGCAGGGCGGCGTCTGTCGGCTACCAAATCATACGTGGCCATCTTCGTGTGCATGTGTACGAAGGCAGTGCATATGGAGCATGTCACAGACTTATCCAAAGAACGTTTCCTACAAGCTTTACGAAGATTTTTTGCCAGGCGAGGGCGGTCATCGGATATGTACTCCGATAACGGTACAAATTTTGTCGGAGCTAAAAATCAATTGCGGGAACTCTTCACACTGTTAAAAGACTCCGGTCACCAACAAGCAGTTACGAAAGAATGTGCAACTAATGGCATTCAATGGCACTTCAATCCGCCGGCTGCCCCACATTTCGGTGGTTTGTGGGAAGCTGCAGTGCGTTCAGCGAAATATCACTTGTTGCGAGTGCTTGGTGGAAATCCGGTATCTGCAGAAGATTTTATCACCTTGTTGGCACAGGTAGAGGCATGCCTGAATTCGAGGCCATTGACACCAATGTCAAACGACCCAACAGACTTGGAACCACTCACTCCAGCTCACTTCCTGATCGGTGGATCA